A DNA window from Corynebacterium ciconiae DSM 44920 contains the following coding sequences:
- a CDS encoding penicillin-binding transpeptidase domain-containing protein, translated as MNKAIRSTTMIALLMVLVLLINLTVVQGFREEEYAQNPLNKRQFYEMKSTPRGQISAGGVVLAKSSKGEDDFYYRSYPSTNPLAYAPVSGYLSDMYGAAGLEQGYNDVLNGTDPSMLVSNTWDTLTGKEHDGASLKLTLLPEAQEVAYQQLLNNGYEGAVVALKPSTGEVLAMAQTPSFDPNSIVTNDSAEQSWEQLTSDPAAPLLNHATQETLPPGSIFKIITSTAGLRNGYEPGSQLTGEAQITLPNSTSTLENYGGRPCAGGGQVSLTTAFSLSCNTAFVQMGVDVGDKALNDAAKSFGIGETYDLGLPETPSSIGDLSDPARRGVSSIGQADVSMTVLDAAVMAATVANNGKRMEPYVVDEVLRSDLSTLSKHKPKQAKDGLDEDVAAKLQELMRQSEKNTKGGRGTIASKTGTAEHGEDSRSSFPHTWYVAFAPDKDADVAVAVVVKNGGNQGAGATGGSVSAPIGRAVIDAVLRTQS; from the coding sequence ATGAATAAAGCTATTCGCTCGACCACCATGATCGCGCTGCTGATGGTGTTGGTGCTGCTCATCAACCTCACCGTGGTACAGGGATTCCGTGAGGAAGAATACGCCCAAAACCCGCTGAACAAACGCCAGTTTTATGAAATGAAGAGCACCCCGCGCGGCCAAATTTCCGCCGGCGGTGTGGTGCTGGCCAAATCCAGCAAGGGCGAGGATGACTTCTACTATCGCTCCTACCCTTCCACCAACCCGTTGGCCTACGCCCCAGTGAGCGGCTATCTCTCGGATATGTACGGTGCAGCTGGGCTGGAGCAGGGCTACAACGATGTCCTCAACGGCACCGACCCCTCCATGCTGGTGTCCAATACGTGGGACACCCTCACCGGCAAGGAGCATGATGGCGCCTCGCTGAAGCTCACCCTGCTCCCCGAGGCCCAAGAGGTGGCCTATCAGCAGCTGTTGAACAATGGCTACGAAGGCGCGGTAGTGGCCCTCAAGCCCTCCACCGGTGAGGTGCTGGCCATGGCCCAGACCCCCAGCTTCGACCCCAACTCGATAGTCACCAACGACTCCGCCGAACAATCCTGGGAGCAGCTCACCTCGGATCCGGCGGCCCCGCTGCTCAACCACGCCACCCAAGAGACTCTCCCGCCCGGGTCGATCTTCAAGATCATCACCTCCACCGCGGGCCTGCGCAATGGTTATGAGCCGGGCTCTCAGCTTACCGGCGAGGCGCAGATCACCCTGCCCAATTCCACCTCCACCTTGGAAAACTATGGCGGGCGCCCCTGCGCCGGCGGCGGCCAGGTGTCGTTGACCACGGCCTTCTCCCTGTCCTGCAACACTGCCTTTGTGCAGATGGGTGTGGACGTGGGCGATAAGGCCCTCAACGATGCGGCCAAGTCCTTCGGTATCGGCGAGACCTACGATCTCGGGTTGCCGGAGACCCCCAGCTCCATCGGTGATCTCAGCGATCCCGCTCGACGCGGCGTATCCTCCATCGGCCAGGCCGATGTGTCCATGACAGTGCTCGATGCCGCCGTGATGGCCGCCACCGTGGCCAATAACGGTAAGCGCATGGAGCCCTATGTGGTGGATGAGGTGCTGCGCTCGGATCTGTCCACACTGTCGAAGCACAAGCCGAAGCAGGCCAAGGATGGCCTAGACGAGGATGTGGCTGCCAAGTTGCAGGAACTGATGCGCCAGTCGGAGAAGAACACCAAGGGTGGCCGCGGCACGATCGCCTCCAAGACGGGTACCGCCGAGCACGGCGAGGATTCCCGCTCCAGTTTCCCGCACACCTGGTATGTGGCTTTCGCCCCCGACAAGGACGCCGACGTAGCGGTGGCCGTGGTGGTGAAAAACGGCGGTAACCAAGGCGCCGGCGCCACCGGCGGATCGGTATCTGCCCCCATCGGGCGTGCCGTGATCGATGCCGTTCTCAGGACACAGTCCTAG
- a CDS encoding FHA domain-containing protein FhaB/FipA: MSSVILLVFRIGLLVLLWLCIFFALRAMRRDTNRLSGTQSSGRFWSKRSSSPAAPAGAPRKRPQPPAQLVVVDGAMRGSRMDLMGVQEITVGRSQDCTFVIQDDFASSRHARLFRRGDDWFVEDLDSRNGTHVGGYRIDQPEKITTDSEVMIGRTTVRLMP; encoded by the coding sequence ATGAGCTCCGTTATCTTACTTGTGTTCCGTATCGGCCTGCTTGTGCTGCTCTGGCTGTGTATCTTCTTCGCGCTGCGCGCCATGCGCCGCGATACCAACCGTCTCTCGGGCACTCAGTCCTCGGGCCGGTTCTGGTCCAAGCGTTCTTCCTCCCCCGCTGCCCCCGCTGGCGCGCCGCGGAAGCGTCCCCAGCCACCGGCACAGCTGGTGGTGGTCGATGGCGCGATGCGCGGCTCCCGCATGGACCTCATGGGGGTGCAGGAGATTACCGTCGGCCGCTCCCAGGATTGCACCTTTGTGATCCAGGATGACTTCGCCTCCTCCCGCCACGCTCGGCTGTTCCGCCGCGGCGATGATTGGTTTGTGGAGGATCTCGATTCCCGTAACGGCACCCACGTGGGCGGCTACCGTATCGACCAGCCCGAGAAGATCACCACCGACAGTGAAGTGATGATCGGGCGCACGACCGTGAGGCTGATGCCCTGA
- a CDS encoding serine/threonine-protein kinase — translation MSNDSTGLDRVQALIGDDYQLQFIIGHGGMSTVWLATESHTGRDVAVKVLRPEFSDNEEFLTRFRNEAEAAENIASDNVVATYDYREADDPAGNVFCFIVMEYVRGESLADMIRRRGTLDQEQALDVLEQAAHGLAVIHRMGLVHRDIKPGNILITESGQVKITDFGIAKAAEAVPLTRTGMVVGTAQYVSPEQAQGHKVTACSDVYSLGVVGYEVLAGRRPFNGDSTVSVAIAHINEAPPVLPRDIAPEIRELIGICLRKDPQRRYADGDELSHAISAVRFHNRPPQPRSAAVAGRAPQHHPGSSTTALGNATVPTTVNPAVTPPRPQVLPAAPRTSQQPQARRPAKKKSFLPWLFVLVLLLGGMAALLYYLTSQPTGSPEPTETSMSSEETSTSELPPVTETVIETITPERPERSERPERPTLSFEEETTEPTEPAPRETQEEPAPEQPAPPAGTPENDEGGEQ, via the coding sequence ATGAGTAACGACTCCACCGGATTAGACCGTGTGCAGGCGCTGATCGGCGATGATTACCAGCTGCAGTTCATCATCGGCCACGGCGGCATGTCCACGGTGTGGCTAGCAACCGAAAGCCACACCGGCCGCGACGTAGCCGTCAAGGTGCTGCGCCCCGAGTTTTCGGACAATGAGGAATTCCTCACCCGTTTCCGCAACGAGGCAGAGGCAGCGGAGAACATCGCCTCCGACAACGTGGTCGCCACCTACGACTACCGCGAGGCCGATGACCCCGCGGGCAATGTGTTCTGCTTCATCGTCATGGAATATGTCCGCGGCGAGTCGCTGGCCGATATGATTCGCCGCCGCGGCACCCTCGATCAGGAACAGGCCCTCGATGTACTGGAGCAGGCCGCCCACGGTCTGGCCGTAATCCACCGCATGGGTCTGGTGCACCGTGATATCAAGCCGGGCAACATCCTCATCACCGAGTCCGGGCAGGTGAAGATCACCGACTTCGGCATCGCCAAGGCCGCCGAGGCTGTGCCGCTGACCCGCACCGGCATGGTGGTGGGCACCGCCCAGTATGTCTCCCCGGAGCAGGCCCAAGGCCACAAGGTCACCGCCTGCTCGGATGTGTACTCCCTCGGCGTGGTCGGATACGAGGTGCTCGCTGGGCGCCGGCCCTTCAATGGCGATTCGACGGTTTCGGTGGCCATCGCCCACATCAATGAGGCCCCGCCGGTACTCCCGCGCGACATCGCCCCCGAGATCCGCGAGCTGATCGGGATCTGCCTGCGCAAGGATCCGCAGCGCCGCTACGCCGATGGCGATGAGCTTTCCCACGCCATTTCCGCGGTGCGCTTCCATAATCGTCCGCCCCAGCCGCGCTCCGCGGCGGTGGCTGGTCGCGCCCCGCAGCATCACCCGGGCTCCTCCACGACGGCACTGGGTAACGCGACCGTGCCCACCACGGTCAACCCGGCGGTGACCCCGCCGCGCCCGCAGGTGCTGCCGGCTGCGCCACGTACCTCGCAGCAACCGCAGGCCCGCCGGCCGGCCAAGAAGAAAAGCTTCTTGCCATGGCTGTTTGTGCTTGTGCTGCTGCTCGGAGGAATGGCCGCCCTGCTGTACTATCTCACTTCCCAGCCAACGGGGTCGCCCGAACCGACGGAGACGAGCATGAGCAGCGAGGAGACGTCGACAAGCGAACTGCCTCCTGTGACGGAGACGGTGATTGAAACGATCACCCCAGAGCGCCCCGAGCGCTCCGAGCGCCCTGAGCGCCCAACGCTAAGCTTTGAGGAAGAAACCACCGAGCCGACCGAGCCCGCTCCCCGCGAGACGCAGGAGGAGCCTGCCCCCGAGCAGCCCGCACCGCCGGCCGGCACCCCCGAGAACGACGAAGGAGGCGAACAATAA
- a CDS encoding DUF3662 and FHA domain-containing protein: MDSALQRGLDNSFAFVFGGKIVAAEVEEALKQCAEDEAVTTYEGYVEVPNQFEVMVGKKDFSNLQETSPELPWDFADRLTRYFRNQNWSPAGPVVVKLVQAKGLRTGQLKSTCVRAQRPEDESGFYGMPDDAADVEFDESIATHAPSSYEIHDPDEPAAHSPQDHTSSSTPRQHEPADHQPAETNGHMNSDHHNSHGAAASAGAAYGAATPTSAAHRSDLPKAAALPAEDSGEHASETTIFASHTETPSSNLPADSASPAAPAEPTVSLLLQDGSSRTFLVQNGSNIIGRSNDADFRLPDTGVSRQHAEVTWDGQDAVITDLQSTNGTTVNDVPVDNWLLADGDVITVGHSYIEVRITNN; this comes from the coding sequence ATGGACAGCGCTCTGCAGCGCGGCCTCGATAACAGCTTTGCCTTCGTCTTCGGGGGCAAGATTGTGGCTGCCGAAGTCGAGGAGGCACTCAAGCAGTGCGCCGAGGACGAGGCTGTCACAACCTATGAGGGCTATGTGGAAGTCCCTAACCAGTTCGAGGTGATGGTGGGCAAGAAGGATTTCTCCAACTTGCAGGAAACCTCGCCCGAGCTGCCGTGGGATTTCGCGGACCGGCTGACTCGCTATTTCCGCAATCAGAATTGGTCGCCGGCGGGGCCAGTCGTCGTCAAGCTTGTGCAGGCTAAGGGTCTGCGCACCGGCCAGCTGAAGTCCACGTGTGTGCGCGCTCAGCGCCCGGAGGATGAGAGCGGTTTCTACGGCATGCCAGACGATGCAGCCGACGTGGAGTTTGACGAGTCGATCGCTACCCACGCCCCATCGTCCTACGAGATTCACGACCCGGACGAACCGGCTGCGCATAGCCCGCAGGATCACACCAGCAGTTCCACTCCGCGCCAGCATGAGCCCGCGGACCACCAGCCAGCAGAGACGAATGGACATATGAACAGCGACCACCACAACTCCCACGGTGCAGCAGCCTCAGCAGGTGCCGCCTACGGCGCGGCCACCCCGACGAGCGCTGCTCATCGCTCGGATCTGCCCAAGGCCGCCGCGCTGCCGGCAGAGGATTCGGGCGAACACGCCTCAGAAACCACAATATTCGCGAGCCACACCGAGACACCATCGTCCAATCTCCCTGCCGATTCCGCTTCTCCGGCAGCCCCGGCGGAGCCCACCGTCTCCTTACTGCTGCAGGACGGATCCTCCCGCACCTTCCTCGTGCAGAATGGCTCCAATATCATTGGCCGCTCGAATGACGCGGACTTCCGCCTCCCCGATACGGGCGTCTCCCGCCAACACGCGGAAGTCACCTGGGATGGCCAAGATGCTGTGATTACAGACTTGCAGTCGACTAACGGCACCACCGTGAATGACGTGCCAGTGGACAATTGGCTGCTCGCGGACGGTGATGTGATCACCGTGGGCCACTCCTACATAGAAGTGCGGATCACTAATAATTAG
- a CDS encoding PP2C family protein-serine/threonine phosphatase: MLRLHFAAASDRGHVRKNNEDSAYAGPHLLALADGMGGHAAGEIASQLMITHLEKLDADPGDNDMLALLGGVADDGNRSIAAEVRANPQTEGMGTTLTALMFDGATFAMLHVGDSRGYRLRDGQLEQITVDDTFVQTLVEEGKLAPEDVSTHPQRSLILKAYTGHPVEPSLQLVDAQPQDRLLLCSDGLSDPVSFDTIEDTLRHGSPAEAARKLIDLALRGGGPDNVTVVVADVVDAEEADTSQLAVTPMVAGALNSTNAEEPRVDTSAARASLLDKDEAPPAKSEPEYIPPASDTAAEHDEDNEESSSSKFRWIPISIALILILAVILGGWAFMRSVDSQYYLTTGENDRLEIQHGVNLDVFGKSFHEPHQAACLDKSGNLLLTDPEKPSRTCSLFTLDALPEAARNSVEGLPSGSYDEVVQQLQRLANDALPVCLKGEAGDLTKPGTNCREVK, encoded by the coding sequence ATGCTGAGACTACATTTCGCGGCCGCCTCTGATCGCGGCCACGTGCGTAAGAACAATGAGGACTCTGCCTACGCCGGCCCTCACCTGCTGGCCCTGGCTGATGGCATGGGTGGCCATGCCGCCGGCGAGATCGCCTCGCAGTTGATGATCACTCACCTGGAGAAGCTCGACGCCGATCCGGGCGATAATGACATGCTTGCGCTGCTGGGCGGGGTGGCCGATGATGGTAACCGCTCCATCGCGGCCGAGGTGCGCGCCAACCCCCAGACCGAGGGCATGGGCACCACGCTGACTGCGCTGATGTTCGATGGCGCCACCTTCGCCATGCTGCACGTGGGCGATTCCCGCGGTTACCGTCTCCGCGACGGCCAGTTGGAACAGATCACGGTGGACGACACCTTCGTGCAAACGCTGGTAGAAGAGGGTAAACTCGCCCCGGAAGACGTCTCTACTCACCCGCAGCGTTCCCTGATCCTCAAGGCCTACACTGGACATCCGGTGGAGCCTTCTTTGCAGCTTGTCGACGCCCAGCCCCAGGACCGCCTCCTGCTGTGCTCTGACGGCCTGTCCGATCCGGTGTCCTTCGACACCATCGAGGACACCCTGCGCCACGGCTCCCCCGCCGAGGCCGCCCGCAAGCTCATCGATCTTGCGCTGCGGGGCGGCGGCCCCGACAACGTCACCGTGGTGGTGGCCGATGTGGTGGACGCCGAAGAGGCCGACACCTCGCAACTGGCTGTCACCCCTATGGTGGCTGGCGCCCTTAATAGCACCAACGCCGAGGAACCGCGGGTCGATACCTCCGCGGCCCGAGCCTCGCTGCTGGACAAGGACGAAGCCCCGCCCGCCAAGAGCGAGCCGGAATATATCCCCCCAGCCTCGGACACCGCCGCCGAGCACGACGAGGACAACGAGGAGTCCTCCTCTTCTAAGTTTCGCTGGATCCCCATCAGCATCGCCCTTATTCTCATCCTCGCGGTGATCTTGGGCGGCTGGGCGTTCATGCGCAGCGTGGACTCGCAGTACTACCTCACCACGGGCGAGAACGATCGGCTCGAGATCCAGCACGGTGTCAATCTTGATGTCTTCGGAAAGTCCTTCCACGAGCCGCACCAGGCGGCCTGCTTGGACAAGTCCGGCAATCTGCTGCTCACTGATCCCGAGAAGCCTTCGCGTACCTGCTCGTTGTTCACCTTGGACGCTCTTCCCGAGGCCGCGCGTAACTCGGTCGAGGGATTGCCGTCGGGAAGCTATGACGAGGTGGTGCAGCAGCTGCAGCGTCTCGCCAATGATGCCCTGCCGGTGTGCCTGAAGGGCGAGGCCGGCGATCTCACTAAGCCCGGAACTAATTGCCGGGAGGTGAAGTAA
- a CDS encoding FtsW/RodA/SpoVE family cell cycle protein — translation MSVWQRITIRRTEMWLLIVAAAIVMAAVVSLEISLGNELGSQLLWVGGGFIGVFMIAHLALVWKAPHADQILLPVAAALNGLGLVMISRLDAAKDTNMATRQVMWSLVAVVLMIIVLVLMEDYMVLTRYSYLLGVVGIILLALPMVWPQGSGIQSDARIWISLGPFTLQPGEFSKILLLLFFAKLLADKRALFNVAGYRVLGLELPRLRDLGPIFFVWALALVIMAGENDFGPALLLFSTVLLMMYLASGRISWLLIGVILVAVGGVGIYQISDKIQSRVANFMDPLANYDTTGFQLSQALFGMSWGGITGTGLGEGYPQAVPVAESDFILAGIGEELGFIGLAAVLVLFTLFVVRGMHTAMLAKSSYGKLVASGLSMTILIQLFVVVGGISAMLPMTGLTTPFMSQGGSSLMANYILLGILLRISHQARVPEEQSTNPAPQARSAAPAEPSAMEQTSHFSIAGTEHSPGRSPSTHSTNKNWR, via the coding sequence ATGTCTGTGTGGCAAAGAATCACCATCCGAAGAACCGAAATGTGGCTGCTCATCGTGGCCGCCGCCATTGTGATGGCCGCTGTGGTCAGCCTCGAGATCTCGCTGGGCAATGAGCTCGGCAGCCAGCTGCTTTGGGTGGGCGGTGGATTCATTGGCGTGTTCATGATCGCCCACCTAGCTCTCGTGTGGAAGGCCCCGCACGCCGATCAGATTCTGCTGCCCGTCGCGGCAGCCCTCAACGGCCTGGGTCTTGTGATGATTTCTCGCCTCGACGCGGCCAAGGACACCAACATGGCCACCCGCCAGGTGATGTGGTCACTGGTCGCCGTCGTACTCATGATCATCGTGCTGGTGCTCATGGAGGACTACATGGTGCTTACCCGCTACTCCTATCTCTTGGGCGTGGTGGGCATCATCCTGCTGGCACTACCCATGGTGTGGCCGCAGGGCTCCGGCATCCAGTCCGATGCCCGCATCTGGATCTCGCTTGGGCCTTTTACTCTCCAGCCCGGCGAGTTCTCCAAAATTTTGCTGTTGCTGTTCTTCGCCAAACTCTTGGCGGATAAGCGCGCCCTGTTCAACGTGGCCGGCTACCGGGTGCTCGGACTCGAGCTGCCCCGTCTGCGTGATCTCGGGCCCATCTTCTTCGTCTGGGCGCTCGCGCTGGTGATCATGGCAGGCGAAAACGATTTCGGCCCGGCGCTGCTGCTCTTCTCCACCGTGTTGCTCATGATGTATCTCGCCAGCGGCCGCATCTCGTGGCTGCTGATCGGTGTGATCCTCGTGGCAGTCGGCGGAGTGGGCATTTACCAGATCTCCGACAAGATCCAGTCTCGTGTCGCCAACTTCATGGATCCGCTGGCGAACTATGACACCACCGGCTTCCAGCTCTCCCAGGCGCTCTTCGGCATGTCCTGGGGCGGCATTACCGGCACCGGGCTAGGCGAAGGCTATCCCCAAGCCGTGCCGGTGGCGGAGTCGGACTTTATTCTGGCCGGAATCGGCGAGGAACTCGGTTTCATCGGCCTCGCCGCAGTGCTTGTGTTGTTCACCCTCTTCGTGGTGCGCGGCATGCACACCGCCATGCTGGCCAAGTCCTCCTACGGCAAACTGGTGGCCTCGGGGCTGTCGATGACCATCCTGATCCAGCTGTTCGTGGTGGTCGGCGGCATCTCCGCCATGCTGCCCATGACGGGTCTGACCACCCCGTTTATGTCCCAGGGTGGGTCTTCACTCATGGCGAATTATATTCTGCTGGGCATCCTGCTCCGCATCTCTCACCAGGCCCGGGTGCCCGAGGAGCAGAGCACGAACCCCGCTCCGCAGGCGCGCAGCGCTGCCCCCGCGGAGCCCTCCGCCATGGAGCAGACCTCGCACTTTTCCATCGCCGGCACCGAGCACTCGCCCGGGCGGTCCCCATCCACGCATTCGACCAACAAGAATTGGAGGTAG
- the pknB gene encoding Stk1 family PASTA domain-containing Ser/Thr kinase, with protein sequence MHTSFGGRYEPKENIGHGGMSDVYSATDTLLGRQVALKVLRMELARDENFRERFRREAQNSSRLNHPNIVAVYDTGEQVIDGVSVPYIVMELVHGSTLRGIVRDRGPYSPAEAARVMIPVCSALQASHDAGIIHRDIKPANIMVTNTGQVKVMDFGIARALDDATSAMTQTSAVIGTAQYLSPEQARGRNADARSDVYALGCVLYEAITGRPPFEGESPFDVAYQHVHETPTPPSEFAGDLTPTTATNIDAVILTAMAKHPGDRYQSAAEFSSDLELVARNAVTHAAKMHLSGPVGAKLENSQPQGEGPAHTAVIGTAGDISAAVAGAAGAQQYQPDGEYPATSQYASHQQAAAPSQQEGRRAKKSSRWGVWLTSILAVVVVGIGVAFAVDYFGNREDRVAESSVSIPNIAGLEEQAATQRLRSAGFEVIRSEEPSPDVARGLALRTNPSADSTLPKGSTVTLVVSSGKEIVEVPQITGKTTEAANKELEKAGLKLNSTPREQASDTAPAGEIIEQSPPAGTAVSKGSEVSITISTGVENVRIPSLTGMKYDQAVGNLESAGFIPQPEFVDSEEPEGTVLSIAGEGTEAPKGSTVVVRVSNGKKQVTVPDLRGKNVNQAVAALRAAGWKGTQAQVRQEQEPTDDLTKQNTVASQVPAAGESIGDQDDVVLRIYRFSLLEFAP encoded by the coding sequence ATGCACACCAGTTTCGGTGGCCGCTATGAACCCAAAGAAAATATTGGGCACGGCGGCATGTCTGACGTGTATTCCGCCACCGACACGCTCTTGGGACGCCAAGTGGCGCTGAAGGTGCTGCGCATGGAACTGGCGCGGGACGAGAACTTCCGCGAGCGTTTCCGCCGCGAGGCCCAAAACTCCTCCCGGCTCAATCACCCCAATATCGTGGCGGTGTATGACACCGGCGAGCAGGTGATTGATGGCGTGTCGGTGCCGTATATCGTGATGGAATTGGTGCACGGCTCGACGCTGCGCGGTATCGTCCGCGACCGCGGGCCCTACTCGCCAGCCGAGGCAGCCCGGGTGATGATCCCGGTGTGCTCTGCGCTGCAGGCCTCCCACGACGCCGGCATCATTCACCGCGATATCAAACCCGCCAACATCATGGTCACCAATACTGGCCAGGTGAAGGTGATGGATTTCGGTATTGCGCGGGCGCTTGACGACGCCACCTCGGCGATGACCCAAACGTCTGCCGTCATAGGCACCGCCCAGTATCTCTCCCCTGAGCAGGCGCGCGGCCGCAATGCCGATGCGCGTTCGGATGTCTACGCCTTAGGGTGTGTTCTCTACGAGGCCATCACGGGCCGGCCGCCCTTTGAAGGCGAATCGCCCTTCGATGTGGCCTACCAACATGTGCATGAAACACCCACTCCGCCCTCGGAGTTCGCAGGTGATCTCACCCCTACAACCGCCACCAATATTGATGCGGTGATCCTTACCGCCATGGCGAAGCACCCGGGTGATCGCTATCAGTCGGCCGCGGAGTTCTCCTCCGACTTGGAGCTGGTGGCGCGTAACGCTGTCACTCACGCCGCCAAGATGCACCTTTCGGGTCCCGTGGGAGCCAAGCTGGAAAACTCCCAGCCGCAGGGCGAAGGCCCTGCCCACACCGCGGTTATTGGCACCGCTGGCGATATTTCCGCCGCCGTAGCCGGCGCCGCGGGTGCCCAGCAGTACCAGCCGGATGGCGAGTACCCAGCAACCTCTCAGTACGCGTCCCACCAGCAGGCGGCCGCGCCAAGTCAGCAGGAGGGGCGCCGCGCGAAGAAGTCCTCCCGCTGGGGCGTGTGGCTGACCTCTATTCTCGCCGTCGTGGTGGTGGGTATCGGTGTGGCCTTTGCCGTGGATTATTTTGGCAATCGCGAAGATCGCGTTGCCGAGAGCTCAGTGTCCATTCCTAATATCGCCGGGCTCGAAGAGCAGGCCGCCACCCAGCGGCTGCGCTCTGCCGGTTTTGAGGTGATTCGTTCTGAGGAACCCAGCCCGGACGTTGCCCGTGGCTTGGCGCTGCGCACCAATCCTTCCGCGGACTCCACCCTGCCCAAGGGCTCGACTGTGACTCTGGTGGTCTCCTCCGGCAAGGAGATCGTGGAGGTACCGCAAATCACCGGCAAGACCACCGAGGCCGCTAACAAGGAGCTGGAGAAAGCCGGTCTGAAGCTCAACTCCACCCCGCGGGAGCAGGCCTCTGACACCGCCCCTGCCGGGGAGATCATTGAGCAGTCGCCGCCCGCCGGCACTGCTGTGTCCAAGGGCTCGGAGGTGAGCATCACCATCTCCACCGGTGTGGAGAATGTGCGCATCCCCTCGCTCACGGGCATGAAGTATGACCAGGCTGTGGGCAATCTTGAGTCCGCTGGTTTCATTCCGCAACCGGAATTCGTGGACTCGGAAGAGCCCGAAGGAACCGTGCTTTCCATCGCCGGTGAGGGCACCGAGGCGCCCAAGGGCTCCACGGTAGTCGTGCGGGTGTCCAATGGTAAAAAGCAGGTGACTGTGCCGGATCTGCGCGGCAAGAACGTCAACCAGGCTGTGGCCGCCCTGCGCGCCGCCGGCTGGAAGGGCACCCAAGCCCAGGTGCGCCAGGAGCAGGAACCCACCGATGATCTGACCAAGCAGAACACCGTGGCCTCCCAGGTGCCCGCCGCCGGGGAAAGCATTGGGGACCAGGATGATGTGGTCCTAAGGATCTATCGCTTCTCCCTGCTGGAGTTCGCGCCCTAA